From a single Gimesia fumaroli genomic region:
- a CDS encoding TadE/TadG family type IV pilus assembly protein — protein sequence MQSNRRPTAKRKPPRSGVVVLELILATPAFLIIMLAIVQISLIYVATEQTAYASRYAAKIASETPAGAINTLNTGALKSSVDNVLDVAGLPQGSCRVILEHNVNSVVEVTVADPVVAVPNCDCDPPVSSLPFVLGAAVDESVRTTVCVPLDGNVPDFLSSLGFSIQDYVVEQSTTYLYEL from the coding sequence GTGCAGAGTAACAGGCGACCAACCGCGAAACGAAAACCGCCACGATCGGGTGTTGTCGTACTGGAATTAATTCTGGCGACGCCAGCGTTTCTGATCATCATGCTGGCAATCGTCCAGATTTCCTTGATTTACGTCGCGACGGAGCAGACTGCGTATGCAAGTCGATATGCTGCCAAGATTGCATCGGAAACTCCTGCGGGAGCGATCAATACTTTGAACACCGGCGCATTGAAATCGAGTGTCGATAATGTTCTGGATGTTGCAGGACTACCTCAGGGAAGCTGTCGTGTGATTCTGGAGCATAATGTGAATAGTGTGGTCGAAGTCACGGTAGCTGATCCCGTTGTGGCGGTTCCGAACTGTGACTGTGACCCACCTGTCTCCAGTCTGCCTTTCGTATTAGGTGCCGCTGTGGATGAGTCTGTGCGTACGACAGTGTGTGTGCCACTGGATGGAAACGTTCCTGACTTTTTATCCAGCCTGGGGTTTTCGATCCAAGACTATGTGGTTGAGCAATCCACGACCTATTTATACGAACTCTGA
- a CDS encoding tetratricopeptide repeat protein, with translation MRNSTTWSLVILSGFATLFTVGCSHTHNMVGTNLKLPLEESPQMIMARTAEDKGQFVDAERTYKVMLQRNPQNATVLNRMGIVSSKMGKHDSATKYLMEAVKIQPNNAKYLTDLGYALYLQNDLPAAEIALEESIKRDPSSKRSFNNMSLVLGHQGRMDEAYQVARTVMNADEAHANIGYICLQRGMLDDAAKHYNRALEMNPDLDSVKEAIVQIAELQKQQMPSVEPQPEIQIAQTPAAEPVVSEPAVVTEVAETSSEETQFRVISDADVEVINPEQIAATELPVAQISAVQELPIQGFEPPLNVSNDDYIPSESNDFFVTVQSTQSVTTVRSAEE, from the coding sequence ATGCGAAACTCAACAACGTGGTCTCTGGTCATCCTTTCTGGATTTGCCACTCTTTTTACTGTCGGCTGTTCTCATACTCATAATATGGTGGGAACAAATCTGAAACTGCCGCTGGAAGAGTCACCACAAATGATTATGGCGCGAACTGCTGAGGATAAAGGCCAGTTCGTGGATGCAGAACGAACTTATAAGGTCATGCTGCAGCGCAATCCCCAGAATGCGACCGTTTTAAATCGCATGGGAATTGTCTCTTCCAAAATGGGGAAACATGACTCAGCAACAAAATACTTAATGGAAGCGGTAAAAATTCAGCCGAATAACGCCAAGTACCTGACAGATCTGGGGTACGCACTGTATCTTCAGAATGATCTGCCCGCGGCTGAAATCGCTTTGGAAGAATCCATCAAACGTGATCCCAGTTCCAAACGCTCCTTCAATAATATGAGCCTGGTATTAGGGCATCAGGGACGGATGGATGAAGCGTATCAGGTTGCCCGCACGGTGATGAATGCCGATGAAGCTCATGCGAACATTGGTTATATCTGCCTGCAGCGAGGTATGCTGGACGACGCAGCGAAACACTATAATCGGGCGCTGGAGATGAATCCGGATCTGGATTCAGTCAAAGAAGCCATCGTGCAGATTGCTGAACTTCAGAAGCAGCAAATGCCAAGTGTTGAGCCGCAGCCAGAAATTCAAATTGCCCAGACGCCAGCTGCTGAGCCTGTTGTCTCGGAACCTGCCGTCGTTACGGAAGTCGCTGAAACATCATCAGAAGAAACACAATTCCGTGTGATTTCGGATGCAGACGTGGAAGTGATCAATCCAGAACAGATTGCAGCAACTGAATTGCCAGTGGCACAGATCTCTGCTGTACAGGAATTGCCAATTCAGGGATTTGAACCTCCGCTGAATGTCAGTAATGACGACTATATTCCTTCGGAAAGCAACGATTTCTTTGTAACGGTTCAGAGCACGCAATCGGTAACCACGGTTCGTAGTGCAGAAGAATAG
- a CDS encoding ArnT family glycosyltransferase has translation MAVYVQRQLDRQPERTYVIEGDADGYWKLAQSLIHGEPYSIYTPPRRVLRMPGFPFFLAGAMSVVGEDHFRVRLILALSGAVACFVVYLLGKELVNETIGLIAAALTAVSPVMAGFSVLFLSETLFAVTMLISLWVLVKLSKVQFRVEDQFQGRLWSVLAGISLAVAFYVRPSWLLMLPLVVFILILSAKEHRTAALTRGLLIIVGFTVMLVPWVYRNYQVTGHFVPTTLWAGPSLYDGLNPRATGDSDMTFFDQENVLNSMSEYEMNQHYTKRAVEYARQHPGHVFELMGAKLVRYWKPWPNATQFKSFWVMAAVSVLFIPVVFFAGYGAWVSRDQYLLLLITVGPIVYFSLIHLIFVSSLRYRLPAEYSLYILSAVGFYQMCFSSRQGKELNPE, from the coding sequence GTGGCGGTTTACGTTCAGCGCCAACTTGATCGACAACCTGAACGAACATATGTCATTGAAGGTGATGCAGACGGCTATTGGAAGCTGGCGCAGTCGCTCATACATGGCGAGCCGTATTCGATTTATACGCCGCCGCGACGTGTACTGCGGATGCCTGGCTTTCCCTTCTTTCTGGCTGGTGCGATGTCAGTCGTGGGCGAAGATCATTTTCGTGTGCGATTGATTTTGGCACTCTCGGGAGCTGTCGCCTGCTTTGTCGTTTATTTATTGGGAAAAGAACTGGTTAATGAAACGATCGGTCTCATCGCGGCAGCGCTGACTGCGGTATCGCCGGTGATGGCGGGGTTCAGTGTTTTGTTTTTAAGCGAGACCCTGTTCGCTGTGACGATGCTGATTTCATTATGGGTTCTGGTCAAGTTATCGAAAGTTCAATTTAGAGTTGAGGATCAATTTCAGGGCAGACTCTGGTCTGTGCTGGCGGGGATTTCACTGGCAGTCGCCTTTTATGTGAGACCAAGCTGGCTGTTAATGCTGCCTTTGGTTGTCTTCATTTTAATTTTAAGTGCAAAGGAGCATCGAACCGCGGCACTGACGCGAGGCTTACTCATCATTGTTGGTTTTACTGTGATGCTGGTGCCCTGGGTTTATCGCAATTATCAGGTCACCGGGCATTTTGTCCCGACCACATTGTGGGCTGGTCCGAGTTTGTACGATGGATTGAATCCGCGTGCGACAGGAGACAGTGATATGACTTTTTTTGATCAAGAGAATGTGTTGAACAGTATGAGTGAATACGAAATGAATCAGCACTATACGAAACGGGCAGTCGAGTATGCGCGGCAGCATCCCGGTCATGTCTTTGAACTGATGGGAGCAAAGCTAGTGCGTTACTGGAAGCCTTGGCCGAATGCGACACAGTTCAAGTCGTTCTGGGTCATGGCGGCTGTATCGGTGTTGTTCATTCCGGTTGTGTTTTTCGCGGGGTATGGTGCCTGGGTTTCGCGGGATCAGTATTTATTGCTGCTGATTACTGTCGGTCCGATTGTTTACTTTTCACTGATTCATCTGATCTTTGTCAGTTCGTTACGTTATCGGCTGCCTGCGGAGTACAGCTTATACATTTTGTCTGCCGTTGGTTTTTATCAAATGTGCTTTTCCTCTCGTCAAGGGAAGGAACTCAATCCGGAATAA
- a CDS encoding TadE/TadG family type IV pilus assembly protein translates to MFRFKTNQRDNPVGARRRTGSVILEFILAFPIILILSLAIIEFGFFALLQQTTTAATIEGSREAAQVGSTSLTVGNLIQEYLAINSLTLIVAPAAPGAGDVLVVIQEGGDLPAQTTSLGNSSIPCTPVGPAPSPAEVKVTVCLNLTDTNGTFPLPNLLSSFGFTLSGKQLEISAMTGLE, encoded by the coding sequence GTGTTCAGATTTAAGACCAATCAGCGGGATAATCCAGTTGGAGCCCGTCGTCGAACAGGTTCCGTCATACTGGAATTTATTCTGGCATTTCCCATCATTCTCATCTTGTCTCTGGCGATCATTGAGTTCGGATTTTTTGCCCTCTTACAGCAGACGACAACCGCAGCCACAATTGAAGGCTCACGGGAAGCAGCTCAGGTGGGTTCAACGTCTCTGACAGTCGGTAACTTAATCCAGGAGTATCTGGCAATTAATTCGCTCACTCTGATTGTCGCTCCTGCCGCTCCGGGAGCCGGCGATGTTCTGGTGGTGATCCAGGAAGGGGGAGACCTTCCCGCTCAAACGACAAGCTTAGGAAATTCCAGCATCCCCTGTACTCCGGTTGGCCCCGCTCCTTCCCCGGCAGAAGTCAAAGTCACCGTCTGCCTCAACTTAACCGATACGAATGGTACGTTTCCACTCCCTAACCTTTTATCTTCCTTTGGTTTCACGCTTTCGGGAAAACAACTTGAAATCAGCGCTATGACCGGATTAGAGTAA
- a CDS encoding TadE/TadG family type IV pilus assembly protein, with the protein MKRIHSNSELHQKRRGIAILWLIIWGSFFLTFFCVVLEISTLWQAQVEVQNSLDAAALAAVKEWGASGSGSTEVPREAGVAYAAANPILGSSMMLMTNYDPSDPMNNPNQNLNCTGNFIFGALTTPTPPFTFDAGESAATSVGTVFMEIVKNNSGNAVGVRDIGVFFDDGGANLSIRSIEFTIPILGNSNPQQPYFNATLGSEPALSTAFEGPDALNRNNPTGFDFRGLDVDPNLMTGNWYCDPTAPPFTLMGMNTNPDGDICFEMDDQVPFGTNRYRTLIVNFTDGAFVSTMDPATTDFFRFGVSMNQLNNPALPPANNDGESWNLAPVSVTVTFFNSLSMTTSTATTSFVDDGDPSNGRSIATLSSIGGIPAVRAQATVPVQGFCSSMFGISFLDVTAKSTAYFDSATGRPALVHVENEICP; encoded by the coding sequence ATGAAACGAATTCATTCGAATAGCGAACTGCACCAGAAGCGTCGCGGGATTGCGATCTTGTGGCTGATCATCTGGGGATCTTTCTTCCTGACGTTTTTCTGTGTCGTTCTGGAAATTTCCACGCTGTGGCAGGCGCAGGTGGAAGTTCAAAACTCGCTCGATGCCGCAGCGCTGGCTGCTGTAAAAGAGTGGGGGGCCAGCGGAAGCGGTTCAACTGAAGTGCCCCGAGAGGCCGGTGTTGCTTACGCCGCCGCGAATCCGATTCTGGGTTCGTCCATGATGTTAATGACAAATTATGATCCTTCTGATCCGATGAATAATCCCAATCAGAATTTGAATTGCACGGGGAATTTTATATTCGGTGCATTAACAACGCCTACTCCTCCGTTCACCTTTGATGCGGGAGAGAGTGCTGCCACTTCAGTGGGGACTGTCTTCATGGAAATTGTGAAGAACAATTCGGGAAATGCTGTCGGCGTACGTGATATTGGTGTGTTTTTTGATGACGGCGGTGCGAATCTCTCGATTCGGAGCATTGAATTTACGATTCCCATTCTGGGGAATAGCAATCCGCAACAGCCTTACTTTAATGCCACGTTGGGAAGTGAGCCTGCCTTATCAACCGCTTTCGAAGGACCAGACGCATTGAATCGAAATAATCCGACCGGATTTGATTTCCGTGGATTAGACGTTGATCCGAATTTAATGACAGGAAACTGGTACTGTGACCCGACGGCACCTCCATTTACGTTAATGGGCATGAATACCAATCCCGATGGGGACATTTGCTTCGAGATGGACGATCAAGTCCCTTTTGGTACAAACCGATATCGAACACTGATCGTCAATTTTACGGATGGTGCATTTGTCAGTACGATGGATCCTGCCACAACTGATTTTTTCCGGTTTGGGGTCTCGATGAATCAATTAAATAATCCGGCTCTCCCCCCAGCGAATAATGATGGAGAATCCTGGAATCTGGCACCGGTTAGTGTCACTGTGACATTTTTTAACAGTCTTAGTATGACGACATCCACGGCGACCACGTCATTTGTTGACGATGGAGACCCATCAAACGGGCGTTCGATCGCTACGCTTTCTTCCATTGGTGGTATCCCTGCAGTCAGAGCACAGGCGACGGTTCCTGTGCAGGGATTTTGCAGTTCCATGTTCGGGATCAGTTTCCTCGATGTGACCGCCAAATCAACGGCTTACTTTGATTCGGCAACCGGACGTCCTGCTCTGGTCCACGTCGAGAATGAAATCTGTCCCTAG
- a CDS encoding M90 family metallopeptidase gives MIFTWLRNRRRKKILSAPMPGHWEAVLNQNVAQLARLTPSQRSLLYQRVQIFVKEKYWEGCNGFEITEEVKLTIAGQACLITLGFASDCFDRLKTVLVYPDTYAAKETLVNSIGVMTEGTSFRLGESWGQGPIILSWESIREGGEIPDDGRNVVIHEFAHYYDAVDHQFNGTPPLNGPEEYERWNEVMTAEYESLVSQLRHGHDTFIDPYGATNPAEFFAVCSEHFFEQPHQMQEYSVDLYETLRMFYRQDPARAV, from the coding sequence ATGATATTTACCTGGTTGCGCAACCGCCGACGAAAAAAAATACTCTCTGCCCCGATGCCAGGACACTGGGAAGCAGTCCTGAATCAGAATGTAGCTCAACTGGCACGGCTAACACCGTCTCAACGCAGTTTGCTGTATCAGCGTGTGCAGATTTTCGTCAAAGAGAAATACTGGGAAGGGTGTAATGGTTTTGAAATTACCGAGGAAGTCAAATTGACGATCGCCGGTCAGGCCTGTTTGATCACATTGGGGTTTGCCAGCGATTGTTTTGATCGCCTGAAGACGGTGCTGGTTTACCCTGATACCTATGCCGCGAAGGAGACGCTGGTGAATTCAATCGGCGTCATGACGGAAGGGACTTCATTTCGCCTGGGAGAATCCTGGGGGCAGGGGCCGATTATTTTATCGTGGGAAAGCATTCGCGAAGGGGGTGAAATTCCTGACGATGGCCGGAATGTGGTGATTCATGAATTTGCACACTATTACGATGCCGTCGATCATCAGTTTAATGGGACGCCGCCGTTGAATGGCCCAGAGGAATACGAACGCTGGAACGAAGTGATGACAGCGGAGTATGAGTCGCTGGTCTCGCAGTTGCGGCATGGACACGATACGTTCATCGATCCTTATGGCGCCACGAACCCGGCGGAATTCTTTGCTGTCTGCTCTGAGCATTTTTTTGAGCAGCCACATCAGATGCAGGAGTACTCGGTCGATTTGTATGAGACGTTGAGAATGTTCTATCGGCAGGATCCCGCACGAGCCGTTTAA
- a CDS encoding arylsulfatase, protein MTFLFSFCVLFLAICSNQAACSAEKKSPNIIFIMADDLGYGDLGCYGQQKIKTPRIDQMAAEGMKFTQMYAGNTVCAPSRCVLMTGLHMGHGRVRGNTWVKQNQSLKPEDVTVAEVLKQAGYKTALTGKWGIGEEGTQGVPNLQGFDYFYGYLNQHNAHNYYPEFLWRNGKKVRLRNIVDPSTISKGPTGKDSLGGVSTKKVDYSHDLIMQEALNFIDQSAKQPFFLYVALTIPHANNEAGRKVGDGQEVPDYGIYKDKDWKKQNKGQAAMITRMDTGVGQILDRLKKLNIDQNTLVIFTSDNGHHREGGNDPEFFDANGPLRGMKRDLYEGGIRIPFIAYWPGTTPAGTVSDHIGYFGDLMATAADLAHVACPPDLDSVSIAPTLTGKPDQQKQHGFLYWEFYEQGSKQAVRWGKWKAVRMPMLTGETELYNLDQDLGEGTNLADQHPDVVKKMEAMMQDAHTPDPLWKPGGKRPKKKSAPGDGKPRF, encoded by the coding sequence ATGACGTTCCTGTTTTCTTTCTGCGTATTGTTTCTAGCCATCTGTTCAAATCAAGCAGCCTGTTCCGCTGAGAAAAAGAGCCCGAATATTATTTTCATCATGGCTGATGACCTTGGTTATGGTGATCTCGGTTGTTACGGACAACAGAAAATTAAAACGCCCCGCATCGACCAGATGGCAGCAGAAGGCATGAAGTTCACACAAATGTACGCGGGCAATACAGTATGTGCCCCGTCCCGTTGTGTATTGATGACCGGCTTGCATATGGGACACGGCCGCGTTCGAGGAAATACCTGGGTCAAACAGAATCAATCGCTCAAACCCGAAGATGTGACCGTCGCGGAAGTCCTGAAACAGGCTGGCTACAAAACTGCGTTGACTGGAAAATGGGGCATCGGTGAGGAAGGCACACAAGGCGTTCCCAACCTGCAGGGGTTCGATTATTTTTACGGCTATTTAAACCAGCACAACGCCCATAATTACTATCCTGAATTCCTCTGGAGAAACGGAAAGAAAGTCCGGCTCAGAAATATTGTTGACCCCAGCACCATTTCGAAAGGCCCCACCGGCAAAGACAGTCTGGGGGGCGTATCGACCAAAAAAGTAGATTACTCGCACGACCTGATTATGCAGGAAGCGCTCAACTTCATCGACCAGAGTGCCAAACAGCCTTTCTTTTTATACGTCGCACTGACAATCCCCCATGCCAATAATGAAGCGGGGCGAAAAGTCGGCGATGGACAGGAAGTTCCCGACTACGGTATCTACAAGGACAAGGACTGGAAAAAACAGAATAAAGGTCAGGCAGCCATGATCACACGCATGGACACCGGCGTTGGACAGATTCTGGATCGTCTCAAAAAACTGAATATCGATCAAAACACGCTGGTGATCTTCACCTCTGATAATGGTCATCACCGCGAGGGTGGCAATGATCCGGAATTCTTCGATGCTAATGGCCCACTCAGAGGCATGAAACGTGATCTGTATGAAGGAGGCATCCGCATTCCCTTCATCGCCTATTGGCCTGGAACCACGCCCGCAGGAACCGTCTCTGATCACATCGGCTACTTCGGAGACTTAATGGCCACTGCAGCCGACCTCGCACATGTCGCCTGCCCTCCCGATCTGGACAGCGTCAGCATTGCCCCCACACTGACAGGCAAACCAGATCAACAGAAACAGCATGGCTTTCTATATTGGGAATTCTATGAACAAGGCAGCAAGCAGGCCGTCCGCTGGGGAAAATGGAAAGCCGTTCGCATGCCAATGCTGACCGGCGAAACTGAGCTGTATAATCTCGACCAGGACTTAGGTGAAGGAACCAACCTGGCAGACCAGCATCCGGACGTCGTGAAAAAGATGGAAGCCATGATGCAGGACGCACACACACCAGATCCCCTCTGGAAACCGGGTGGCAAACGACCTAAAAAGAAATCCGCTCCCGGCGATGGCAAACCCCGCTTTTAA
- a CDS encoding flagellar basal body P-ring protein FlgI yields MRYFKFSILAGMGLFALAMFFLSQSIQGFLSINQDAEQTPAETELEISLSEPDEFPDLSLDFPAGPNQSPVNPAPAPKLSSIATDQKLAQERRLLNNLPENRTPDINLVTASSRSADSPPALNILLLSQTTKEQRTTLIEELVRIDADLVRQVAMKPADQQDITANEVKTVQQISLTNPFPKRTVSAGYAVPQTTMKPASAPEPFLVQQERLVHIIAAYRGITFKTTGIPTQDAALNQTIPVIPFITNTMLPATVISKNLVQLDLHSQLPVPRETQAQPVLKLAQLGEFQPAEIIKLTGSGLVVGLNGTGERNYSPEAIQALKSSMAAMNINVKQIKTPLRTGNLANVSLIAYIPNQGVKKGQRIECYLTAANPDVKLTGGYLLPTTIQQTGAPAANAIVMGMLQTNQTQNKSQAIIEQGAELLSDITPRLVSGTGIPHLKFFLNDSASLPATGQLIAQTINQFLKAQQNLNAKAMLQSTSMIMISLPHPNQKLAQQLAAHLLKLSIPIQPSLAQSSLVKNQTPELMIDQATATIQTRGNVLLQPTQLEFNDLILEISSSGTSATPRLNDLLALMHHLKFPKPRQIEFLRGLQQQGKIKAAYHEQ; encoded by the coding sequence ATGCGCTACTTCAAATTTTCAATACTCGCAGGAATGGGCCTGTTCGCACTGGCCATGTTCTTCCTGTCGCAATCCATTCAAGGCTTCCTCAGTATTAATCAGGACGCTGAGCAAACCCCCGCGGAAACAGAACTGGAAATTTCACTCTCCGAACCGGACGAATTTCCCGATCTCAGCCTCGACTTCCCCGCCGGTCCGAATCAAAGCCCAGTGAATCCAGCTCCCGCTCCCAAGCTGTCCAGCATCGCGACCGACCAAAAACTCGCTCAGGAGCGACGTCTGCTTAACAACCTCCCGGAAAACAGAACACCAGACATCAATCTCGTCACTGCTTCATCCCGGTCGGCAGACTCACCTCCTGCCTTAAATATCCTGCTCCTCTCACAAACCACGAAAGAACAACGCACCACGCTAATCGAAGAATTAGTCCGCATCGATGCCGACCTCGTGCGACAGGTGGCAATGAAACCGGCCGATCAGCAGGACATCACAGCAAACGAAGTCAAAACCGTACAACAGATCTCCTTGACTAATCCCTTTCCCAAACGGACCGTTTCTGCCGGATACGCCGTTCCCCAAACAACGATGAAACCGGCGTCGGCTCCCGAACCATTCCTCGTCCAGCAGGAACGGCTCGTTCACATCATTGCCGCCTATCGAGGCATCACCTTCAAAACCACAGGCATACCCACTCAAGATGCGGCGCTGAATCAAACTATCCCAGTCATTCCTTTCATCACAAACACCATGCTGCCCGCCACCGTCATCAGCAAAAATCTGGTTCAACTCGACCTCCATTCTCAACTTCCCGTCCCCAGAGAAACACAGGCACAACCGGTTTTGAAACTGGCGCAGTTGGGAGAATTCCAGCCGGCGGAAATCATCAAACTCACAGGTAGCGGCCTCGTCGTAGGACTCAACGGAACGGGAGAACGCAACTACTCTCCCGAAGCAATCCAGGCACTGAAATCTTCCATGGCGGCGATGAACATCAATGTCAAACAGATTAAAACGCCGCTCCGCACCGGCAATCTGGCCAATGTCTCCCTCATCGCATACATCCCCAATCAAGGCGTCAAAAAGGGACAACGCATTGAATGCTACCTCACCGCCGCGAATCCCGATGTCAAACTCACGGGAGGCTATCTGCTGCCCACAACCATTCAGCAGACAGGGGCTCCAGCAGCAAACGCAATCGTCATGGGCATGCTCCAGACCAACCAGACACAAAATAAATCTCAGGCCATCATCGAACAGGGGGCGGAGCTTCTCTCTGATATCACCCCCAGACTCGTCTCGGGAACCGGAATTCCCCATCTCAAGTTTTTTCTGAACGATTCCGCCAGCCTGCCGGCAACCGGACAACTCATCGCACAAACCATCAACCAGTTCCTGAAAGCACAGCAAAACCTGAATGCCAAAGCCATGCTGCAATCGACCAGTATGATCATGATCTCCCTGCCTCATCCCAATCAGAAACTGGCACAACAACTGGCGGCACATTTGCTGAAACTCTCCATCCCCATTCAACCCTCCCTGGCGCAATCGTCGCTGGTAAAGAATCAGACGCCGGAATTGATGATCGATCAGGCAACCGCCACCATTCAAACCAGAGGCAACGTCCTGCTCCAGCCAACTCAACTTGAATTTAACGATCTGATCCTGGAAATTTCCTCGTCTGGCACGTCGGCAACTCCCAGGCTGAACGACCTCCTGGCACTCATGCATCATCTGAAATTTCCCAAACCCAGACAGATCGAATTTCTGAGAGGGCTGCAACAGCAGGGAAAAATCAAAGCCGCCTACCACGAGCAATAA